In one Pseudomonas purpurea genomic region, the following are encoded:
- the metR gene encoding transcriptional regulator MetR: MLEIRHLKTLHALREADSLVEAAERLHLTQSALSHQFKELEERMGMPLFVRKTKPVRFTSAGLRLLQLADATLPLLRGAERDIARLAGGTAGRLHMAIECHSCFQWLMPTIDQFRDAWPEVELDLASGFSFAPLPALARGDLDLVVTSDPVELAGITYVPLFTYEAMLAVANQHRLASKPYIVPEDLLSETLITYPVERDRLDIFTRFLEPADIEPAQVRTSELTVMMMQLVASGRGVCGMPHWALHEYSSRGYVKAKRLGEKGLFATLYAGIRADMLDAPYMRDFLLTAKDTSFSTLDGVSAVR, encoded by the coding sequence GTGCTCGAAATCCGTCACCTGAAGACCTTGCACGCCTTGCGCGAAGCCGACAGCCTGGTCGAAGCCGCCGAACGCCTGCACCTGACCCAGTCCGCCCTGTCTCACCAGTTCAAAGAGCTGGAAGAGCGCATGGGCATGCCGTTGTTTGTGCGCAAGACCAAACCGGTGCGCTTCACCAGCGCCGGCCTGCGCCTGCTGCAACTGGCCGACGCCACCCTGCCGCTGCTGCGCGGCGCCGAGCGTGACATTGCGCGACTGGCCGGCGGCACCGCCGGGCGGCTGCACATGGCCATCGAATGCCACAGCTGCTTTCAGTGGCTGATGCCGACCATCGACCAGTTCCGCGACGCCTGGCCGGAAGTCGAACTGGACCTGGCCTCGGGCTTCTCCTTCGCCCCGCTGCCGGCCCTGGCCCGTGGCGACCTCGACCTGGTGGTGACGTCCGACCCGGTGGAACTGGCCGGGATCACCTACGTGCCGTTGTTCACCTACGAAGCGATGCTCGCGGTGGCCAACCAGCATCGGCTGGCGAGCAAACCGTACATCGTCCCCGAAGACCTGCTCAGCGAAACCCTGATCACCTACCCGGTGGAACGGGATCGGCTGGACATCTTCACCCGCTTCCTGGAGCCGGCCGACATCGAACCGGCGCAGGTCCGCACCTCGGAGCTGACGGTGATGATGATGCAACTGGTGGCCAGTGGCCGGGGCGTGTGTGGCATGCCGCATTGGGCGCTGCATGAATACAGCTCACGGGGTTACGTGAAGGCCAAGCGGCTGGGAGAGAAAGGTTTGTTTGCCACGCTGTACGCCGGGATCCGCGCGGACATGCTGGATGCGCCGTACATGCGCGACTTCCTGCTGACGGCCAAGGACACGTCGTTCTCGACCCTCGATGGTGTCAGCGCGGTGCGCTGA
- a CDS encoding LysE family translocator has protein sequence MIPTQDLLIFAAAALLMVLTPGPNMIYLISRSICQGRKAGVTSLLGVVAGFFVHLFAAAAGLTAVFLAVPMAYEVLKWAGALYLLWLAWQALKPGARSPFEAQQLPPDSSRKLVLMGFLTSALNPKIAVFYLSVFPQFITPEHGSVFTQSLILGTVQITVSFSVNLLIALFAAGIASWFVNNPTWLVVQRYFMGFVLAALAVRLMLEQRRTA, from the coding sequence ATGATTCCCACGCAAGACTTGCTGATTTTCGCCGCCGCCGCGCTGCTCATGGTGCTCACGCCGGGGCCGAACATGATCTACCTGATTTCCCGTTCGATCTGCCAGGGGCGCAAGGCCGGGGTGACGTCGTTGCTGGGCGTGGTGGCGGGGTTCTTTGTTCACCTGTTCGCGGCGGCGGCGGGGTTGACCGCGGTGTTTCTCGCGGTGCCGATGGCCTATGAGGTACTGAAATGGGCCGGGGCCCTGTACCTGTTGTGGCTGGCCTGGCAGGCGCTCAAACCCGGTGCGCGTTCACCGTTCGAAGCGCAGCAACTGCCGCCGGATTCCTCGCGAAAACTGGTGCTGATGGGTTTTTTGACCAGCGCCCTGAACCCTAAAATCGCGGTGTTCTACCTCTCGGTGTTCCCGCAGTTCATCACCCCGGAGCACGGTTCGGTGTTTACCCAAAGCCTGATCCTGGGCACGGTCCAGATCACGGTGAGCTTTTCAGTCAACCTGTTGATTGCCTTGTTCGCGGCGGGCATCGCCTCGTGGTTCGTCAACAACCCGACCTGGCTGGTGGTTCAGCGTTATTTCATGGGGTTTGTACTGGCGGCGCTGGCGGTGCGGCTGATGCTCGAGCAACGTCGTACGGCCTGA
- a CDS encoding NUDIX domain-containing protein: MTVLSTAPLPSIIRIAAALLIGTDNRTLLVRKRGTQAFMQPGGKIEAHERPVDALTRELEEELGLVIEPAQASYLGHFSAPAVNEPGFEVQAELFLVHIACDVTPAAEIEEVVWIDPATDGDLVLAPLTRDLILPFYRSSLTPSA; this comes from the coding sequence ATGACTGTTTTATCCACGGCTCCATTGCCCTCCATCATCCGCATTGCCGCCGCGCTTTTGATCGGCACCGATAATCGCACCCTGCTGGTGCGCAAGCGCGGCACCCAGGCCTTCATGCAACCGGGCGGCAAGATTGAAGCCCATGAGCGGCCGGTCGATGCCCTGACCCGTGAGCTGGAAGAAGAACTCGGGCTGGTGATCGAACCCGCCCAGGCGAGCTACCTCGGACACTTCTCGGCGCCCGCCGTCAATGAGCCGGGCTTCGAAGTGCAGGCCGAGTTGTTCCTGGTGCATATCGCGTGCGACGTCACCCCGGCGGCAGAGATCGAGGAAGTGGTCTGGATCGACCCTGCAACCGATGGCGATCTGGTGTTGGCGCCATTGACACGGGACCTGATCCTGCCGTTTTATCGCTCATCGCTGACCCCTTCGGCCTGA